Genomic segment of Mastomys coucha isolate ucsf_1 unplaced genomic scaffold, UCSF_Mcou_1 pScaffold5, whole genome shotgun sequence:
attatgaatccTGAAACATACAGTTCTCcatgagaaaagatacaaaaaGAACAGTTACACATATTTCAAAACTGAGGACAGATTCTGAAAACTGTTGTTAGACAGTACCAACATTGCAATAACTTCATAGAGTGTACAGACATAAACTTAAATGATTCAGGTCATCCACTCTATTTTCTGGATGTAGTCAGGAACTTTGTAAACACAAGATACGAATCTGCTCTTAGCAAAACAAAGAACATTGCTTAACACAACCTTTTTGCAGGTAGAAGGAGTTTCCTCTAAAATGATAACAAATGGTATAGTGAATACATAGTTACCACCTAGTCTTTTATCACCACCAtcagtgctctgtgtgtgtataataacTACCTGTGCTATACTTTCACACACAGGCTCTGCAGTGGGTTTGTTTATACCACAAACAAGGGAGCAATGTGTTTGTAATGAAAGTAAAACACAAGGTCACAGGAGGATAAGTATCACTGTGAAAGAGAGGATGGAAAGGATGTAAGGGCCAGAGAACCTGGAGGAATGCTGCAAAAcaatgtcttctggacatgacaggggTGTCACACTCATGAGCCTTCATGAGCTATAGTTGCCTGCACAAGACAATACCAGGTTAGGCCCATAGTTTAGGAGCTACATGCAATCAACTGTTGCTAATGAGGGAGAATCAATTTTCTTTATGGAAAGCAACTAAGGTATGTTGCTAACATTTCAGTATTTAATAAAAGCTCCTTGTGTGGGGGGGAATGTTAGAATCAATAGAAGATATATACATGTGAGTACATGTACAAACGTGTATACAATAGAtgaagaggacatgaatttgagagtGGAATGTGGGGGGATCACTGTGGAATGGTGGATATAAGCCGAATGCATTGTGGATGATATTCTTCaaactcttcattttcttttggacaaaaaaagaaaccaagccaaaacaaaacaaaacgagtcTTCAGCTCCAGAATAATTGTCCCCATAGAAACAATTGTCTTGAATGGCATCTGTCATTGACTAAACCATCATTCTGGGGCacatgattataaaataaatgcacaaagAAGCCATTCATAACACATCAAAGCCTAAagagacattttcattttcctcaaatCTAAGAAATTTGAGGTGAGGAGTCAGGGAATGGGCTATGACAAAGCACATGTGGGATTCAGAAGGAGACCCTTGAGGTAGATATTTCTGAAAGATCCTCAGCAGAGCAGATTGAGACATCTTCACTTTCTGTGCAGAAGTCCCTGGGCCCAGGAGAAGGAGGCTTTTCCCTTGAGAATTCTGACCAGTGCTCCCTTCATGTCTTTGTTCCGCAGGCTGTAAATGAAGGGGTTCAGCAGGGGAGTCACCACTGTATACATGACAGCAGCTGCTGtgtcctctaccactgagttagaggaagaggatgagggaCATAGATAAGCCCTTATCACTGTCCCAAAGAACAGAGCAACCACAGAAAGGTGGGACCCACAAGTAGAAAAGGCCTTGCGCCTCCCTTGGGCGGAAGGGACCCTGAGGATAGCTGACACAATGCGGATATAAGACACAAGGATGAGCAAAAAGGGGATTAAGATGACTGCACCCCCCAGAAAGAGAAGCACGAGCTCATTGATATGGGTTTCAGAGCAAGCAATCTTCATCAGGGGTTCCAGGTCACAGAAGAAGTCTGGAATGACCTTCTTAGAACAGAAAGACAGCCGGAATATGAGGAAGGTGTGTGTCATGGCAACAAGGTTTGTAAGTGTCCAACAGGCTGTCAATAAGAGTGAGCAACGCTGGAAGCTCATGATCATCCTATAGTGGAGAGGGTGGCAAATAGCCACAAAGCGATCATAGGCCATTGTGGCCAGGAGAAAGATGTCCATGTCTCCAAAAGTCAAGAAAAAATAGAGCTGGACCAGGCATCCTGCATAGGAGATGGTCCTGCTTTGGGTGTGAATGTTCACCAGGGCCTTGGGTACTGTGGTAGAGGTAAAGAAGATGTCAACACAGGACAGGCTGgcaaggaagaagtacatgggggtgtggaGTTGTACATTAGTGCTAATGGCCAGGACAATAAGCAGGTTCCCAGCTACAGTGACCAGGTACATCcacaggaagagcaggaagaggatgTGTTGCTGCCGTGGCTGCTCTGACAGTCCCCAGAGGAGGAACTCAAAGGTGCTGGTCTGGTTCCCTCTTGCCATGAGCACAGAAGTCAAAAGGAAAGTCTTGAGTTAGCTTTCTGAGAAGTTTCACTCTAGATGAGTGCTCAACAAACCTTTCTCTGATCTCTAGAGGAAAATGACAGTGTTTGTATCATAACCATATAGTACATGTATAGGATATTTAATGTAGCCTGCCaaagatgctcttccagagagttcTGCAATATGCAAATGATGACCATTGAAATAGTCTTCTTGCATGCTTTTCTACATTTTATCTGTCCAACGTGTCTCTACTTGTAGTTTTACTTAGCTATGCTTTGAGTATCAAGGAAAACTTCTTCAGTCACTTTCATGTGTCTCATAGGTACTGAATGCCAAGTCTTCTCCTGGTTCAGTGCCAAATAACTAACATAGTAATAATGCTTAATCTCAGACAACTTTTCAATCTCAAGAGATGGACATAACTATCTACATTGAAATCTTAGATCATTTGGACTCAGTCTGCC
This window contains:
- the LOC116077672 gene encoding olfactory receptor 1P1-like, with the protein product MARGNQTSTFEFLLWGLSEQPRQQHILFLLFLWMYLVTVAGNLLIVLAISTNVQLHTPMYFFLASLSCVDIFFTSTTVPKALVNIHTQSRTISYAGCLVQLYFFLTFGDMDIFLLATMAYDRFVAICHPLHYRMIMSFQRCSLLLTACWTLTNLVAMTHTFLIFRLSFCSKKVIPDFFCDLEPLMKIACSETHINELVLLFLGGAVILIPFLLILVSYIRIVSAILRVPSAQGRRKAFSTCGSHLSVVALFFGTVIRAYLCPSSSSSNSVVEDTAAAVMYTVVTPLLNPFIYSLRNKDMKGALVRILKGKASFSWAQGLLHRK